From a single Thermothielavioides terrestris NRRL 8126 chromosome 1, complete sequence genomic region:
- a CDS encoding glycoside hydrolase family 31 protein (CAZy_ID 270165) has protein sequence MTPYLDFGFQNCRCGYRDMFEVAEMVSNYGVAQIPLEVAFTDVDYVDKRRVSDKAR, from the coding sequence ATGACTCCATACTTGGATTTCGGGTTTCAGAACTGCCGGTGCGGCTACCGGGACATGTTCGAGGTTGCCGAGATGGTGAGCAACTACGGAGTCGCTCAGATCCCTCTGGAGGTCGCCTTCACGGACGTAGACTACGTAGACAAGCGAAGGGTCAGCGACAAGGCCCGGTGA